A window from Purpureocillium takamizusanense chromosome 3, complete sequence encodes these proteins:
- a CDS encoding uncharacterized protein (COG:S~EggNog:ENOG503Q3QM), producing the protein MHMSSRGPPSWLFSHNTDNDSKQQQSRATDEKTQSNKHKQPAKQTDKMGKKSTAKAAPASKKKAVPVPAAAAAAAAQQAPAQLMDMVGDFLAENSFTKAHTAFVKQRGVSSAPRSVDQTLMDLYSAWDQARVKNLDKTKKAGSSADSSSDDSSSDESSSSGDSDSSSSDDSADESDDSSSSSDDSDSDSEKETVNNKPAANLKRKAPASDSSSSSDSSSSDESSSDSDSDSASKPKTKKQKTTAATSGNSDSDSSSDDEKMDVDSSSSDSSSDSDSDSSDSDESVVKAEVAAKVALPESDSDSSSSSSDSSDSDSEDEKKTKKKTTKKPAKAVKVSSSKDQSDSSVTLPSNSPEPPKTSTTNPPLPPDPVVNGTNGVNGRAGGKKQQNERFSRIPKNIQVDTRFASNDYISMDYSQRAHEDLIVTRGKGFTKEKNKKKRGSFKGGMIDINDKKGIYFDD; encoded by the coding sequence ATGCACATGTCGTCCCGCGGCCCGCCCTCTTGGCTCTTCTCCCACAACACCGACAAcgacagcaagcagcagcaatcgCGTGCTACAGACGAGAAGACGCAGAGCAATAAACACAAGCAGCCTGCAAAACAAACCGACAAAATGGGCAAAAAAAGCACCGCCAAGGCAGCCCCTGcctccaagaagaaggctgTCCctgtccccgccgccgccgccgccgccgccgcccagcaggcccCGGCCCAGCTGATGGACATGGTCGGAGACTTCCTTGCCGAAAACTCCTTCACCAAGGCGCATACTGCCTTCGTGAAGCAGCGCGGCGTGAGCAGCGCCCCGCGGAGCGTCGATCAGACGCTCATGGACCTCTATAGCGCTTGGGACCAGGCCAGGGTCAAGAACCTAGACAAGACGAAGAAAGCGGGCTCTTCCGCCGACAGCTCCAGCGACGACTCAAGCTCAGACGAGAGTTCCAGCTCTGGTGATAGTGACAGCTCCTCTTCGGACGACAGCGCGGATGAGAGCGACGACTCTAGCTCTTCCTCGGACGACAGCGACAGTGACAGCGAGAAGGAGACGGTCAACaacaagcccgccgccaacctgaAGCGCAAGGCTCCCGCCAGCgactcttcctcctcgtctgaCTCGAGCTCCTCCGACGAGTCCAGCTCCGACTCCGACTCTGACTCGGCCAGCAAGCCCAAGACGAAGAAGCAAAAGACTACGGCGGCCACGTCTGGCAACTCCGACTCAGACAGCTCGTCAGATGACGAGAAGATGGACGTGGACAGCTCCTCATCCGACTCGAGCTCCGACTCTGACTCCGACTCGAGCGACTCGGACGAGTCCGTCGTCAAGGCAGAGGTCGCCGCCAAGGTGGCACTTCCCGAGTCTGACTCCGACTCtagctccagctcgtccgaCTCGTCCGATTCGGACTCGGAGGACGAGAaaaagacgaagaagaagacgacgaagaagcccgccaaggccgtcaaggtcTCCTCCAGCAAGGACCAGTCCGACTCGTCAGTCACGCTGCCCAGCAACTCGCCCGAGCCTCCCAAGAcgtccaccaccaacccTCCTCTGCCCCCGGAccccgtcgtcaacggcaccaacggcgtcaacggccgcgccggcggcaagaagcagcagaaTGAGCGCTTCTCCCGCATTCCCAAGAACATCCAGGTCGACACTCGCTTCGCCTCCAATGACTACATCTCCATGGACTACTCGCAACGCGCGCACGAGGACCTCATCGTTACACGTGGCAAGGGCTTCACcaaggagaagaacaagaagaagcgcggcAGCTTCAAGGGCGGCATGATTGACATCAACGACAAGAAGGGCATCTACTTTGACGATTGA
- a CDS encoding uncharacterized protein (EggNog:ENOG503P93Z): MVREGTRSQTGNSRPRVFSVPDTAPVQKRRSTKTTAAATTTTTTKPATGGAGAGAGRKPGPKKSAAGAAGKTAGGVTKKAKKGTAGKVATKVKADSKAAEKKVAGAVKAAEKEVKPDEEKADGAAAAKDEE, from the exons ATGGTCCGCGAAGGCACGCGCTCGCAGACGGGCAactcgcgcccgcgcgtcTTCTCTGTGCCCGACACGGCGCCCGTCCAGAAGCGCCGGAGCACCAAgacaaccgccgccgccaccaccactaccaccaccaagcccgcgaccggcggcgcaggcgctggcgcgggGCGCAAGCCTGGCCCCAAGAAgagcgctgccggcgccgcggggaagacggccggcggcgtgaccaagaaggccaagaaggggACGGCGGGCAAGGTTGCCACCAAG GTCAAGGCTGACTCCAAGGCCGCTGAGAAAAAGGTCGCGGGAGCGGTCAAGGCAGCCGAAAAG GAGGTCAAGCCGGACGAGGAAAAGGCCGAcggtgcggctgcggccaaggacgaggagtgA
- a CDS encoding Adenosine deaminase (COG:F~EggNog:ENOG503NWQQ): protein MGNDTDAQPAAGDDLCHRLRDDSADDVRSAQRAVDGQLQDLGVMDRRQWECSRRLYSTEPDSVIGSGNLDTEGYFAHRDSVLGVERGLAFDSRCRQRATALERRAARIIKALRRLDDAEVYARAAPRQGYAGQAHRRFAGDHFLSNVELIGQTKLFAAARRMPKGAHLHIHYNACLPPRVLLDVAKTMDRMHITSDVPLTDRSAFDRCEIQFCMLSANREHPGNLFSSAYKQRQTMRLADFLDRFAEAHGGMMTAEEWLVGKMEFDEEEAHNFLQTADGAWEKFNGRTRMIKGLFNYETAYRTYTRRFLADLVADGILYAEIRPNFMTSNQLYRDDGSGPIDNAGIMEMIVDEVTRFKDEAAANRREFGGIKVIYCTPRVFSPREVEAALDECFEFKKRWPEWIAGFDIMGEEGKGHPLKAFVPEFLAFQRRCAAAEGGMSIPFLFHCGETLEGGTATDENLVDALLLGARRIGHGFALARHPHVMQRMRARGVCLELCPISNEVLGLTGRVAGHAMYQLLAANVHCTVSSDNGTIFRSSLSHDFYQVMVGKADMDLFGWKQLVLWSLEHACLEDQERRRVLRAWEAQWDEFLHWLVDTYGDVLEDDADADEGGDDGDGCGGEDGEKGSE, encoded by the exons ATGGGCAACGACACGGACGCACAGCCCGCGGCCGGAGACGATCTCTGTCATCGGCTCCGGGacgacagcgccgacgatgtCCGGTCGGCGCAGCGGGCGGTTGACGGCCAGCTCCAGGACCTCGGCGTCATGGACAGACGGCAGTGGGAGTGTTCGCGAAGGCTGTATAGTACTGAACCGGACTCGGTgatcggcagcggcaacctTGATACAGAAGGATACTTTGCGCACCGCGACAGCGTTCTCGGTGTGGAACGCGGACTGGCCTTCGACTCACGATGTCGTCAACGCGCAACGGCCCtggagcggcgggcagcgcgcatcatcaaggccctgcggcggctcgacgacgccgaggtgtacgcgcgggcggccccgCGCCAGGGGTACGCTGGGCAGGCGCACCGGCGCTTCGCGGGCGATCACTTCTTGTCCAACGTAGAGCTCATCGGGCAGACGAAGCTGTtcgcggcggcacggcgaaTGCCCAAGGGCGCACACCTGCACATCCACTAcaatgcctgcctgccgccacGGGTGCTCCTCGACGTGGCCAAGACCATGGACCGCATGCACATCACGAGCGACGTGCCGCTAACGGATCGGAGCGCCTTTGACCGCTGCGAGATACAGTTTTGCATGCTTAGCGCGAACAGGGAGCACCCTGGGAATCTCTTCAGTTCGGCGTACAAGCAACGGCAGACGATGCGCCTCGCGGATTTTCTGGACCGCTTCGCTGAGGCACACGGCggcatgatgacggccgaggagTGGCTGGTGGGCAAGATGGAGtttgacgaggaggaggcgcacAACTTCTTGCAGACGGCCGACGG GGCCTGGGAAAAGTTCAACGGGCGGACGCGCATGATCAAGGGCCTCTTCAACTACGAGACGGCGTACCGAACGTACACGAGGCGCTTCCTCGCGGACCTGGTTGCCGACGGGATCCTGTACGCCGAGATCCGGCCCAACTTTATGACGAGCAACCAGCTGTACCGCGATGACGGCTCTGGGCCCATCGACAACGCCGGTATCATGGAGATGATTGTCGACGAAGTGACCCGCttcaaggacgaggcggccgccaaTAGGCGGGAGTTTGGCGGCATCAAGGTTATCTACTGCACGCCCAGGGTGTTTTCGCcgcgcgaggtcgaggcggcgctcgacgagtgTTTCGAATTCAAGAAGCGATGGCCGGAATGGATAGCCG GCTTCGACATCATGGGCGAGGAAGGCAAGGGCCACCCCCTCAAAGCCTTTGTGCCCGAGTTCCTCGCCTTCCAGCGGcggtgcgcggcggcagagggggGCATGTCCATCCCGTTCCTGTTCCACTGCGgcgagacgctcgagggcggcaccgCGACCGACGAgaacctcgtcgacgcgctgctgctgggcgcgcggcgcatcgggcacggcttcgccctcgcccgccacccgcACGTCATGCAGCGcatgcgcgcccgcggcgtctGCCTCGAGCTGTGCCCCATCTCCAACGAGGTGCTCGGCTTGACGGGCCGCGTCGCGGGCCACGCCATGTACCAGCTCCTGGCGGCGAATGTGCACTGCACGGTGAGCTCAGACAACGGGACCATTTTCAG ATCGTCGCTCTCGCACGACTTCTACCAGGTCATGGTGGGCAAGGCCGACATGGACCTCTTCGGGTGgaagcagctcgtcctgTGGAGCCTGGAGCACGCGTGCCTCGAGGACCAAGAGCGGCGCCGGGTGCTGCGCGCGTGGGAGGCGCAGTGGGATGAGTTTCTGCATTGGCTGGTGGACACGTACGGTGACGTGttggaggacgacgccgatgctGATGaaggtggtgacgacggtgacggctgcggcggcgaggatggagAAAAGGGGAGTGAGTAA